The following proteins are co-located in the Haloarcula marismortui ATCC 43049 genome:
- a CDS encoding GH32 C-terminal domain-containing protein has translation MADSSRIGCLYVDACTDEQATAYDWCQEAVDGAERCALSSVEPTEYDVLWWHRDELFDERALADAPALAAYVRDGGTLLLTLSALPAVEPLGFEEVAPDATGWEEVPEPTGHLWQALYDDHPIHADYDTLRVHTRGAGVTIPYARYESIAPRSGDVLASTIRGDTDVVKQMAILSWEPGDGQVLGIGSSVAFAQPTHDVCQGNRETLIENALAFLAADERHPLTGRPKNVDTFGQLRERLDDDPSRPSYHVTPPANWLNDPNGLIHWNGRYHLFYQYNPAGPFHNTIHWGHAVSDDLVHWEDRPVALTPSPDGPDRDGCWSGCAVDNAGVPTVLYTGGRDKRQLPCIATAADDDLTAWDKDPDNPIIEELPAEPEVLRTEDWEGEFRDHCVWRENETWHQLIGAGIEGGGGAALLYESADLRNWEYQGPILAGDRDTAGTVWECPELLDFGDRQLLHISNYEDVVYFLGTYEDGEFDVDRRDKLDHGDFYAPQSMWTDDGRILTWGWLPEARDVSGQWDAGWSGAMSLPRELSLADDGGLCQRPAPELTELRGDNTSYDVVRLDAGDTEQLPVESRSFELRATVRLEDAEAVELSVLESPDGEERTPIRYSYESEIAVDRSASSTDPQATGDTQTMRVRPYDAPLSLRVFVDGSVVEVFANERHCLTSRVYPTREDATGISLSAEDGHATIASLDVWELDSVW, from the coding sequence ATGGCAGATTCGTCACGCATCGGCTGTCTCTACGTCGACGCCTGTACGGACGAGCAGGCGACGGCGTACGACTGGTGTCAGGAGGCGGTCGACGGTGCGGAGCGATGTGCACTCTCTTCGGTCGAGCCGACCGAATACGACGTCCTCTGGTGGCATCGGGATGAACTGTTCGACGAGCGCGCGCTGGCTGACGCACCGGCGCTGGCTGCGTACGTTCGCGACGGCGGGACCCTCCTGCTGACGCTGAGTGCGCTCCCGGCTGTCGAACCGCTGGGGTTCGAGGAGGTCGCGCCAGACGCCACCGGCTGGGAAGAGGTTCCGGAGCCGACCGGCCACCTCTGGCAGGCGCTGTACGACGACCACCCGATTCACGCAGACTACGACACCCTTCGCGTTCACACCCGCGGTGCCGGTGTCACGATACCCTACGCGAGATACGAGTCTATCGCGCCCCGGTCAGGGGACGTGCTCGCGAGCACAATCCGGGGCGACACCGATGTAGTCAAACAGATGGCGATACTCTCCTGGGAGCCCGGCGACGGGCAGGTACTGGGCATCGGGTCCTCCGTCGCGTTCGCACAGCCGACCCACGACGTGTGTCAGGGCAACCGCGAGACGCTCATCGAGAACGCACTGGCGTTTCTGGCGGCAGACGAACGGCACCCGCTGACCGGCCGCCCGAAGAATGTTGACACGTTCGGGCAGTTGCGCGAGCGTCTCGACGACGACCCGAGTCGTCCGTCCTATCATGTGACGCCGCCGGCAAATTGGCTCAACGACCCGAACGGGCTCATCCACTGGAACGGTCGCTATCACCTGTTCTACCAGTACAACCCCGCCGGACCGTTTCACAACACGATTCACTGGGGCCACGCCGTCAGCGACGACCTCGTCCACTGGGAGGACCGCCCCGTCGCGCTCACGCCCTCGCCCGACGGGCCGGACCGGGATGGCTGCTGGTCCGGCTGTGCGGTCGACAACGCTGGCGTTCCGACCGTGCTGTACACGGGCGGCCGCGACAAGCGCCAGCTCCCCTGTATCGCCACCGCTGCGGACGACGACCTTACGGCCTGGGACAAGGACCCGGACAACCCCATCATCGAGGAGCTACCGGCCGAACCGGAAGTGCTCCGCACCGAGGACTGGGAGGGAGAGTTCCGGGACCACTGCGTCTGGCGCGAGAACGAAACTTGGCACCAGCTCATCGGAGCCGGTATCGAGGGCGGCGGCGGCGCGGCGCTGCTGTACGAGTCCGCCGACCTCCGGAACTGGGAGTACCAGGGGCCGATCCTTGCTGGCGACCGCGACACCGCCGGGACTGTCTGGGAGTGCCCGGAACTACTCGATTTCGGCGACAGACAGCTCCTCCACATCTCGAACTACGAGGACGTGGTGTACTTCCTCGGCACCTATGAGGACGGCGAGTTCGATGTCGACCGGCGCGACAAGCTCGACCACGGCGACTTCTACGCCCCGCAGTCGATGTGGACCGACGACGGCCGCATCCTGACATGGGGATGGCTTCCTGAAGCCCGCGACGTGAGCGGGCAGTGGGACGCCGGCTGGTCCGGCGCGATGTCGCTGCCCCGGGAGTTGTCGCTGGCCGACGACGGCGGCCTGTGCCAGCGGCCGGCCCCCGAACTCACCGAGCTACGCGGCGACAACACCAGTTACGACGTGGTGCGCCTCGATGCCGGCGATACCGAGCAGTTGCCGGTCGAGAGCCGGTCGTTCGAGCTCCGCGCTACCGTCCGTCTGGAAGACGCCGAAGCCGTCGAGCTGTCCGTCCTCGAATCGCCGGACGGCGAGGAACGGACGCCGATTCGATACTCGTATGAGAGCGAAATCGCCGTCGACCGGTCGGCCTCAAGCACTGACCCGCAGGCAACCGGCGACACCCAGACGATGCGAGTCCGACCGTACGACGCGCCGCTGTCGCTGCGTGTCTTCGTCGACGGGAGCGTTGTTGAGGTGTTCGCCAACGAACGGCACTGCCTGACCAGCCGTGTGTACCCGACCCGCGAGGACGCCACCGGCATCTCGCTGTCGGCCGAGGACGGGCACGCGACTATCGCGTCGCTGGACGTCTGGGAACTGGACTCTGTCTGGTAG
- a CDS encoding FlaD/FlaE family flagellar protein, which yields MTINPRDYDLDELRKMARQRGNGMGDEDVPDPTDLDMGLDDADEEVLAGSSFRSGLYRELLPFLSGDAQEKPYLEALPETYAAEFVVFEWLEFLLMHSGYKGADEALDYYRSIDWLTEDVQDDLSDYLLGIDESATNDDNELSVDDHMLSLVYIAKLTAMT from the coding sequence ATGACCATCAACCCGCGCGATTACGACCTCGACGAGTTACGGAAGATGGCTCGTCAGCGGGGCAACGGGATGGGCGACGAGGACGTCCCGGACCCGACGGACCTTGACATGGGGCTTGACGACGCCGATGAAGAGGTGCTTGCAGGGAGTTCGTTCCGCTCCGGGCTGTACCGTGAACTGCTGCCGTTCCTCAGTGGTGACGCACAGGAGAAGCCCTATCTCGAAGCACTGCCCGAGACCTACGCCGCGGAGTTCGTGGTCTTCGAGTGGCTTGAGTTCCTCCTGATGCACTCCGGGTATAAGGGAGCCGACGAAGCGCTCGATTACTATCGCTCGATCGACTGGCTAACCGAGGACGTACAGGACGACCTCTCGGATTACCTGCTTGGTATCGACGAGTCCGCGACCAACGACGACAACGAACTGAGCGTTGACGACCATATGCTAAGTCTCGTCTATATTGCGAAGCTCACTGCGATGACGTAA
- a CDS encoding glycoside hydrolase family 68 protein: MTNEALGEGRSGTKGRAGWTREQASRIERTDDTVAPIVYPPQTEQIPEVHIWDTWFLRNRDGTLATVDGYRVCFSLTAPSDLLPGKRHDVATIRCFYSDDGRNWHNAGPVFEEPLGQRQWAGSALYDDDGSVYLFYTAAGEEGAEDLTYTQRIVGAGGGSIDTADGFALSGPWTHHELLQPDGDRYEREDQSRRMIYTFRDPWFFEDPETGETWLLFEANTPVPEGSDVCGGDDALQEFNGSVGIARSPTGDPLAWELEDPLLDAVGVNQELERPHVVYRDGLYYLFISSHLHTFAPGLEGFDALYGFVAEDLRGDYVPLNESGLVATNPENAPFQSYSWMAFPHSDEVLVQSFFNYYDFDGETLDEIAHLSESEQMRRFGGSLGPALRLEVEGSRTRIIGSLGHWHIPLAGETLPLTDRELIRRGKHNDTSTGGYAARTEAERK; the protein is encoded by the coding sequence ATGACAAACGAGGCGCTCGGCGAGGGTCGTTCCGGAACGAAGGGACGCGCCGGGTGGACACGCGAGCAGGCGAGTCGGATCGAGCGGACTGACGACACCGTCGCCCCCATCGTCTACCCGCCCCAAACCGAACAGATTCCCGAGGTCCATATCTGGGATACCTGGTTCCTCCGTAACCGCGACGGCACGCTGGCGACAGTCGATGGCTACCGGGTCTGTTTCTCGCTGACCGCCCCATCGGACCTGTTGCCCGGTAAGCGCCACGATGTGGCGACCATCCGCTGTTTCTACTCCGACGACGGTCGCAACTGGCACAACGCCGGCCCGGTGTTCGAGGAGCCGCTGGGCCAGCGCCAGTGGGCCGGGTCGGCACTGTATGACGACGACGGCAGCGTTTATTTGTTCTACACTGCGGCCGGCGAGGAAGGGGCCGAAGACCTGACCTACACACAACGCATCGTCGGCGCGGGCGGCGGCAGTATCGACACGGCTGACGGCTTCGCGCTCTCGGGCCCGTGGACCCACCACGAACTGCTCCAGCCCGACGGCGACCGCTACGAGCGCGAAGACCAGTCCCGCAGGATGATATACACCTTCCGCGACCCGTGGTTCTTCGAAGACCCCGAAACGGGCGAGACGTGGCTCCTGTTCGAGGCGAACACGCCAGTACCGGAGGGCAGCGACGTCTGTGGTGGCGACGACGCGCTACAGGAATTTAACGGGAGCGTTGGCATCGCTCGCTCGCCGACGGGCGACCCGCTGGCGTGGGAGCTCGAAGACCCACTGCTGGACGCTGTGGGCGTCAATCAGGAACTCGAACGACCCCACGTCGTGTATCGGGACGGCCTCTACTACCTCTTTATCTCCAGCCACCTCCACACGTTCGCGCCGGGCCTTGAGGGGTTCGACGCGCTGTATGGCTTTGTCGCCGAGGACCTCCGCGGCGATTACGTCCCGCTAAACGAGTCGGGCCTCGTCGCTACGAACCCCGAAAACGCGCCGTTCCAGTCCTACTCGTGGATGGCGTTTCCCCACAGCGACGAGGTGCTGGTCCAGAGCTTCTTCAACTACTACGACTTCGACGGCGAGACGCTGGACGAAATCGCCCATCTGTCCGAGTCTGAGCAGATGCGCCGGTTCGGCGGCTCACTCGGCCCGGCGCTCCGGCTTGAGGTGGAGGGGAGCCGGACACGCATTATCGGGTCGCTTGGGCACTGGCACATCCCACTGGCGGGCGAGACGCTCCCACTGACGGACCGAGAGCTGATTCGGCGCGGGAAACACAACGATACCAGTACCGGTGGCTACGCCGCGCGAACCGAGGCTGAGCGGAAGTAA
- a CDS encoding chemotaxis protein CheW: MSDDERMDRAERIRQMREGNKAETTDDTAESDEASADGSGKQPDDEGETEATAGEAADAEPATAASDDASNEAAAADGQVANDGDTDTDSDSAATDQSDTDAMAAAQRAAEASAQMTPENVDAGVADQPTDDLSASASPMQGPTGVELPDQELIEEAMASDNTATTEGGARAAAIDDDATQTEELVRVLEFALGDEYYCLDIDYVEEIVKRESVTRVPNTDDYVEGVVDLRGQITTILNPKEMMDIESDGSENLIVVFDAGVFEEQGAMGWIVDEVRQVVPVAESEVNTAPVDGDYINGVVDRDGEDEFVIWIEPDDVLGNATADGED, translated from the coding sequence ATGAGTGACGACGAACGCATGGACAGAGCGGAGCGCATCCGACAGATGCGCGAGGGGAACAAGGCAGAAACTACCGACGACACCGCGGAGTCGGACGAGGCCTCCGCGGACGGGTCCGGCAAACAGCCCGACGATGAGGGCGAAACCGAGGCGACGGCGGGCGAGGCCGCCGACGCGGAACCGGCGACCGCCGCCAGCGATGACGCATCTAACGAAGCGGCTGCGGCCGATGGACAGGTTGCCAATGACGGCGACACCGACACTGACTCCGACAGCGCCGCCACTGACCAGAGCGACACCGACGCGATGGCCGCCGCACAGCGAGCGGCAGAGGCCTCCGCACAGATGACCCCTGAGAACGTCGACGCCGGTGTTGCCGACCAGCCGACGGATGACCTGTCGGCGTCGGCCAGCCCGATGCAGGGGCCGACTGGCGTCGAGTTGCCGGACCAGGAACTCATTGAGGAGGCGATGGCGTCGGACAACACCGCCACAACCGAGGGTGGTGCTCGCGCCGCGGCTATCGACGACGACGCGACCCAGACAGAAGAACTGGTCCGGGTACTCGAATTCGCGCTCGGCGACGAGTACTACTGTCTCGACATCGACTACGTTGAGGAGATTGTCAAACGCGAGTCGGTCACCCGCGTTCCCAACACCGACGACTACGTCGAGGGCGTCGTTGACCTCCGGGGGCAGATTACGACGATCCTCAACCCCAAGGAGATGATGGATATCGAAAGCGACGGGTCGGAGAACCTCATCGTCGTCTTTGATGCAGGTGTGTTCGAGGAACAGGGCGCGATGGGCTGGATCGTCGACGAGGTCCGGCAGGTCGTGCCTGTCGCTGAATCCGAAGTGAACACCGCCCCAGTCGACGGCGATTACATCAACGGTGTCGTCGACCGCGACGGCGAAGACGAATTCGTCATCTGGATCGAACCCGACGACGTGCTCGGGAACGCAACCGCGGACGGCGAGGACTGA
- a CDS encoding ParA family protein, with translation MMNRQSETGPARFCVTNAKGGTGKTTVAINVAGALNDRGRDVLFIDLDPQGNATEGVGLVEAYDADPPTLFDALTGDPSALGELICEGEEMDVIPSSIDMLQAEHELTIADLIARVNTQGGDIDQAALASFAINITPEMVTGSHALDTLDRALSTLDADYDYVIIDCPPFYGKLTDTGMYAAQNVLIPALTEATSERAIELLMDQMAAMERQTDASINTLGVVANRVETTSEDETMLEWFNMAFPDSPVWEVRKRVALQRAFSAGQSIFATEESCDMAAVFEDIAEELDEQFGFTDTEVPA, from the coding sequence ATGATGAACCGGCAATCAGAAACCGGTCCAGCCCGCTTCTGTGTGACCAACGCGAAAGGCGGGACCGGAAAGACGACAGTTGCTATCAACGTAGCCGGTGCACTGAACGACCGCGGCCGGGACGTCCTCTTTATCGACCTCGACCCGCAGGGCAACGCCACGGAAGGCGTCGGCCTCGTCGAGGCGTACGACGCCGACCCGCCGACGCTGTTCGACGCACTGACCGGCGACCCATCGGCGCTGGGTGAGCTAATCTGCGAGGGCGAGGAAATGGACGTGATCCCCTCTAGCATCGATATGCTCCAGGCCGAACACGAACTGACCATCGCCGACCTCATCGCCCGGGTCAACACCCAGGGCGGGGATATCGACCAGGCCGCGCTGGCTTCGTTCGCTATCAACATCACGCCGGAGATGGTCACAGGGTCACACGCGCTCGATACGCTCGACCGGGCGCTGTCGACACTCGATGCCGACTACGACTACGTTATCATCGACTGCCCGCCGTTCTACGGGAAGCTGACCGACACCGGCATGTACGCCGCACAGAACGTCCTCATTCCGGCACTGACTGAGGCCACCTCCGAGCGAGCCATCGAACTGTTGATGGACCAGATGGCCGCAATGGAGCGCCAGACCGACGCGTCGATCAACACGCTCGGCGTCGTCGCCAACCGGGTCGAAACGACATCCGAAGACGAGACGATGCTCGAATGGTTCAACATGGCGTTCCCGGACAGCCCCGTCTGGGAGGTCCGCAAACGGGTAGCGCTGCAGCGCGCGTTCAGCGCCGGCCAGTCTATCTTCGCGACCGAGGAATCGTGCGACATGGCGGCTGTCTTTGAGGACATCGCCGAAGAACTCGACGAGCAGTTCGGCTTTACCGACACAGAGGTACCAGCATGA
- a CDS encoding rod shape-determining protein, which translates to MSDEDADDDTGSESDAGVSSDGAAAVPVGVKLGSTRTVIALPGEHGTENQIIKTLTCMATYEDALTGEEKILYGEEAAREYPDRVEYMLRSGLPEDADRAEMTKTFFEAIIEEHDIPANSGVVYAIPTIDNPTGLENLQNVIENSSIGLDLVESYPESLCGSIPAFGDDLEAIDEIFVAVNMGSTNLEASAYRRGEQLSPFTTGAVTGNEVDRMIANYVEEETQGRVNIDNQTAREYKEEHADFVDFEPFTDIIQQPGGGSHEFTIERSVMDAVNEYLDDAVDELANTFLPELANDYMKVYQLALDRPIAITGGMACIPGIVDEFEERLSAELNRDIDVIAADEPDIAPTIGAQRIAARLVETN; encoded by the coding sequence ATGAGTGACGAGGATGCGGACGACGACACCGGGTCCGAATCGGACGCCGGTGTGTCGTCAGACGGCGCTGCCGCTGTTCCGGTCGGGGTCAAGCTCGGGAGCACCCGGACCGTCATTGCCCTGCCGGGCGAACACGGCACGGAGAACCAGATTATCAAGACACTGACGTGCATGGCGACGTACGAGGACGCCCTGACCGGCGAGGAGAAGATCCTCTACGGCGAAGAAGCAGCCCGCGAGTATCCGGACCGCGTCGAGTACATGCTTCGGTCGGGGCTCCCCGAGGACGCTGACCGGGCCGAGATGACCAAAACGTTCTTCGAGGCCATCATCGAGGAACACGACATCCCGGCAAACAGCGGCGTCGTGTACGCCATCCCGACTATCGACAATCCGACCGGACTGGAGAACCTGCAGAACGTCATCGAGAACTCCTCTATCGGGCTGGACCTCGTCGAGAGCTATCCGGAGTCGCTGTGTGGCTCTATCCCGGCCTTTGGCGACGATCTTGAAGCTATCGACGAGATATTCGTCGCTGTCAACATGGGGTCGACGAACCTCGAAGCCTCCGCGTACCGTCGCGGCGAGCAGCTCTCCCCTTTCACGACGGGCGCGGTGACCGGGAACGAAGTCGACCGGATGATCGCCAACTACGTTGAGGAAGAAACGCAGGGCCGTGTCAACATCGACAACCAGACTGCCCGAGAATACAAGGAAGAACACGCCGACTTCGTCGATTTCGAACCGTTCACCGATATCATCCAGCAGCCCGGCGGCGGCTCACACGAGTTCACTATCGAGCGCTCGGTGATGGACGCGGTCAACGAGTACCTCGACGACGCCGTCGACGAACTGGCGAACACGTTCCTGCCGGAGCTGGCAAACGACTACATGAAAGTGTACCAGCTCGCGCTGGACCGCCCGATCGCCATCACCGGCGGTATGGCCTGCATCCCCGGCATCGTCGACGAGTTCGAAGAACGACTCAGTGCGGAGCTGAACCGCGACATTGATGTCATCGCTGCCGACGAACCGGACATCGCGCCGACCATCGGCGCACAGCGGATCGCGGCGCGTCTCGTCGAGACCAACTAG